From Streptomyces sp. NBC_00690, a single genomic window includes:
- a CDS encoding glycosyl hydrolase, producing the protein MTEPRRPEPGAPGILRRPHGRRKLWTLSAALVGVLLVGTLTLQNTMADDSKSSVAVDPKCKPTELLEPRCGAWFGAYVRHEKPDLEEKVLAYEKRIDRKLDIVYAYHDMSTDGLEGQLLTDQEKRVGKDRMLLLSWESKWWGGTPQQQPKWPQISSGALDRTVIDVQAKRIKEYGKPVFLSFDLEMDTRTPAEGTPAQYVAAYRHIHDRFRALGVTNVVWTWIITGYSGHNKLFPQLYPGDRYVDWVGYNQYNYYRCHDAPWMTFEQTQKTAHAWIRKNISGTKPLMLSEFGTADDPSKPSAQAGWYKEVPRVVKELDGVKAALQWNWRDPGPHCDLSLARDASWKSLKKAVSDPYFNQPRP; encoded by the coding sequence GTGACGGAACCCCGACGCCCCGAGCCTGGGGCGCCAGGCATTCTTCGCAGGCCGCACGGACGACGAAAGCTGTGGACCCTGTCCGCGGCTCTCGTCGGCGTGCTGCTCGTGGGGACCCTCACCCTCCAGAACACCATGGCGGACGACTCCAAGTCCTCCGTGGCCGTGGACCCCAAGTGCAAACCGACCGAATTGCTGGAGCCCCGGTGCGGGGCCTGGTTCGGTGCGTACGTCCGACATGAGAAGCCGGACCTGGAAGAGAAGGTCCTGGCCTACGAGAAGCGCATCGACCGCAAGCTGGACATCGTCTACGCCTACCACGACATGTCCACGGACGGTCTGGAAGGCCAGTTGCTGACCGACCAGGAGAAGCGGGTCGGCAAGGACCGCATGCTGCTGCTGTCCTGGGAGAGCAAGTGGTGGGGCGGCACACCGCAACAGCAGCCGAAGTGGCCCCAGATCTCCTCCGGTGCGCTCGACCGGACCGTGATCGACGTCCAGGCCAAGCGGATCAAGGAGTACGGGAAGCCGGTCTTCCTCTCCTTCGACCTGGAGATGGACACCCGGACACCAGCTGAGGGCACTCCGGCGCAGTACGTGGCGGCCTACCGGCACATCCACGACCGATTCCGCGCGTTGGGCGTCACCAATGTGGTGTGGACGTGGATCATCACCGGCTACTCGGGGCACAACAAGCTCTTCCCGCAGCTCTACCCGGGCGATCGGTACGTCGACTGGGTCGGCTACAACCAGTACAACTACTACCGCTGCCACGATGCGCCGTGGATGACGTTCGAGCAGACGCAGAAGACGGCGCACGCATGGATCCGGAAGAACATCTCCGGCACCAAGCCGTTGATGCTGTCGGAGTTCGGAACGGCGGACGATCCGTCCAAGCCCTCCGCCCAGGCCGGCTGGTACAAGGAGGTGCCGCGGGTGGTGAAGGAGCTCGACGGTGTGAAGGCGGCGCTCCAGTGGAACTGGCGTGACCCGGGCCCGCACTGCGATCTCTCGCTCGCGCGGGACGCATCGTGGAAGAGCTTGAAGAAGGCCGTCTCCGATCCGTACTTCAACCAGCCCAGGCCCTGA
- a CDS encoding polysaccharide deacetylase family protein gives MNDGGEATAPHIPVLLYHAVMDDPPEWIAEFTVTPRDFEAQLDAIVASGRTPVTVSALAAHLAGGERLPERPVILTFDDGFADLPGPTAEALASRSLPATAYLTTGAITPGRRSLLPPAPMMTLEQTPLLEQYGMEVGAHTVTHAQLDTLPGKALRRELRESKSVLEDVLGHEVQHLAYPHGYNSRGVRKAALHEGYVSAVAVRHALSSQTDEAYRIARLILRCTHTVKDVEEWMEGRGAPMAPFPDSFQTVGWRLFRRARAAIKGPVFAG, from the coding sequence ATGAACGACGGCGGTGAGGCGACCGCGCCTCATATCCCCGTCCTGCTGTACCACGCCGTCATGGACGACCCACCGGAGTGGATCGCGGAGTTCACGGTCACCCCGAGAGACTTCGAGGCACAGCTGGACGCGATCGTCGCCAGTGGGCGCACACCGGTGACGGTCAGCGCCCTCGCCGCCCATCTCGCGGGCGGGGAACGGCTGCCCGAGCGGCCCGTGATCCTCACCTTCGACGACGGCTTCGCTGATCTGCCCGGGCCGACCGCGGAGGCGCTCGCCTCCCGCTCGCTCCCCGCGACGGCCTACCTCACCACCGGGGCGATCACCCCGGGCCGGCGCAGCCTGCTGCCACCCGCACCCATGATGACGCTGGAGCAGACACCCCTCCTGGAGCAGTACGGGATGGAGGTCGGGGCCCACACCGTCACCCACGCCCAGTTGGACACCCTGCCGGGCAAGGCGCTGCGCCGTGAGCTGCGCGAGTCGAAGTCCGTGCTGGAAGACGTGTTGGGGCACGAGGTGCAGCACCTGGCGTACCCCCACGGGTACAACAGCCGCGGTGTGCGCAAGGCGGCTCTGCACGAGGGGTACGTCTCGGCGGTGGCGGTACGCCACGCCCTGAGCTCCCAGACGGACGAGGCGTACCGCATCGCGCGCCTCATCCTGAGGTGCACGCACACGGTGAAGGACGTCGAGGAGTGGATGGAGGGAAGAGGAGCGCCGATGGCACCCTTCCCGGACTCGTTCCAGACGGTGGGCTGGCGGCTGTTCCGCAGGGCCCGCGCGGCGATCAAGGGTCCGGTCTTCGCAGGCTAG
- a CDS encoding glycosyltransferase, producing the protein MENPPKLPPIQVAQLDLDGPEGAVLDFRPALGSGAEIGGGDVYALVRLNGRPVATVVCRVAPGKNAADAVAAEARALLARSAPEQPVLTAPGPLPRTSVIVATRERADSLARALDSLLAQNHPDFEVIVVDNAPVTTATQDLVEQKYEGRVRYAREEVPGLAIAHNRGVAVAGGEVLAFTDDDVIADPNWLTALTTPFAADPALGCATGLILPAQLGTPAQILLESHGGFAKGFAPRLYDPADPPADEPLFPFTAGSFGSGANMAFRAAALRSAGGFDPATGTGTPARGGDDLYAFVSVLAAGHKLRYSPEALVWHHHRETWQDLKNQAYGYGAGLTAFLTATLVRRPSMLPSLLRKLPRGLAHARTITAHRDSGDAAVPGAHGAQDYPWPRHLSRLERRGMLAGPIGYAKARRRVRGVALPWDREEQR; encoded by the coding sequence GTCGCCCAGCTCGACCTGGACGGACCCGAGGGCGCCGTACTCGACTTCCGCCCCGCGCTGGGCTCGGGGGCCGAGATCGGAGGCGGTGACGTCTATGCGCTGGTGCGGCTGAACGGCCGGCCCGTGGCGACCGTCGTCTGCCGGGTGGCCCCCGGGAAGAACGCGGCGGATGCGGTCGCCGCCGAAGCCAGGGCCCTGCTCGCCCGCTCCGCCCCCGAGCAGCCCGTCCTCACCGCCCCCGGCCCACTGCCGCGCACCAGCGTCATCGTCGCCACCCGGGAGCGCGCCGACTCGCTCGCCCGTGCACTGGACTCGCTCCTCGCACAGAACCACCCCGATTTCGAGGTCATCGTCGTCGACAACGCACCGGTGACCACTGCCACGCAGGATCTGGTCGAGCAGAAGTACGAGGGCCGGGTCCGCTACGCCCGCGAAGAGGTCCCCGGGCTCGCGATCGCCCACAACCGCGGAGTCGCCGTCGCAGGTGGCGAGGTCCTCGCCTTCACCGACGACGATGTCATCGCCGACCCCAACTGGCTCACCGCACTGACCACCCCCTTCGCCGCCGACCCGGCACTCGGCTGCGCGACGGGCCTGATCCTGCCCGCCCAACTCGGCACTCCCGCACAGATCCTGCTGGAGAGCCACGGCGGCTTCGCCAAGGGGTTCGCACCGCGCCTGTACGACCCGGCCGACCCACCGGCCGACGAACCGCTCTTCCCCTTCACCGCGGGCAGTTTCGGCTCCGGCGCCAACATGGCCTTCCGCGCGGCTGCGCTGCGCTCCGCGGGCGGCTTCGACCCCGCCACCGGCACCGGCACACCGGCCCGCGGCGGCGATGACCTCTATGCCTTCGTCAGCGTCCTCGCCGCAGGTCACAAGCTGCGCTATTCGCCCGAAGCGCTGGTCTGGCACCACCACCGCGAGACCTGGCAGGACCTGAAGAACCAGGCGTACGGATACGGCGCCGGGCTCACCGCCTTCCTCACCGCCACCCTGGTCCGACGCCCCTCCATGCTCCCTTCTCTGCTGCGGAAACTGCCCCGTGGCCTGGCCCATGCCCGTACGATCACGGCTCACCGTGATTCCGGTGACGCAGCCGTGCCCGGTGCGCACGGCGCCCAGGACTACCCCTGGCCGCGCCACCTCTCACGGCTGGAGCGCCGCGGCATGCTGGCGGGGCCCATCGGGTACGCGAAGGCCCGGCGTCGGGTCCGCGGCGTAGCCCTGCCGTGGGACAGAGAGGAGCAGAGATGA